One window from the genome of Streptomyces cadmiisoli encodes:
- a CDS encoding SulP family inorganic anion transporter: MSDGADGNPRRRRRPLPGLNTLCLVAPGLDAFLGYRRSWLKGDLLAGVTVSAYLVPQVMAYAGVAGLPPVTGLWAILPALALYALFGTSRLLSVGPESTTALMTATVVAPLAAGSPSRYAPLAAALAATVGLLCLLARLARLGFLADLLSRPVLIGYMAGVALIMAVDQLPKLTGVRMSGTDFFPQLWSFTRNLLTAAPPTVALSAAAIAFLFTMARYMPALPGPLLAVILGTAATAWFGLEERYGIRVIGEVPSGLPPIAVPNLDELPRLILPALGVLLVAYSDFILTARAFANAGGEKPTLNPNQEFIALGAANLGASALHGFPVSSSASRTALASSFGARSQAYSLVAGAVVLTVLLFLSPLLAHIPSAVLGALVVYAAARMIDLAGFRRLASFRHRELALALACLLGVLALGVLYGVLVAVGLSVAELLSRVARPHDAVQGLVPGVAGMHDVDDYAEARTIPGLLVYRYDSPLFFANAEDFRRRALAAVASQSTPVRWFLLNMEANVEVDITALDALDELRHELTRRGIVFALARVKQDLLDDLEAYGLVDSVGTELIFPTLPTAVAAYHRWGERPDL, translated from the coding sequence ATGGCGTACGCCGGAGTTGCCGGCCTTCCGCCGGTCACTGGCCTGTGGGCGATCCTCCCCGCCCTCGCACTGTATGCATTGTTCGGCACATCACGGCTACTGTCAGTGGGCCCCGAATCGACGACTGCCCTGATGACAGCCACGGTTGTCGCCCCGCTGGCTGCAGGCAGTCCCAGCCGCTATGCGCCGCTCGCCGCCGCACTCGCGGCGACGGTCGGCCTGCTGTGCCTGCTGGCGCGGCTGGCGCGGCTGGGGTTCTTGGCGGATCTGCTCTCCCGTCCGGTACTGATCGGCTACATGGCGGGCGTGGCGCTGATCATGGCCGTGGACCAGCTGCCGAAGTTGACCGGGGTGCGGATGTCGGGCACCGACTTCTTCCCTCAATTGTGGTCTTTCACCAGAAATCTACTGACTGCCGCCCCACCCACCGTTGCGCTCTCCGCCGCCGCGATCGCCTTCCTCTTCACCATGGCGCGGTACATGCCTGCCCTTCCAGGGCCGCTGCTCGCCGTCATCCTGGGCACAGCGGCCACGGCATGGTTCGGCCTCGAAGAGCGATACGGCATCCGGGTGATCGGTGAAGTGCCGTCGGGACTACCGCCCATCGCCGTACCGAACCTGGACGAGCTGCCCCGCTTGATCCTGCCCGCACTCGGCGTCCTCCTGGTCGCCTACTCCGACTTCATCCTCACCGCCCGAGCGTTCGCCAACGCCGGAGGCGAAAAACCGACACTCAATCCCAACCAGGAGTTCATCGCTCTGGGTGCCGCCAACCTCGGCGCCAGCGCGCTGCACGGCTTCCCCGTGAGCAGCAGCGCCAGCCGTACCGCCCTCGCATCCTCCTTCGGTGCCCGCAGCCAGGCATATTCCCTGGTCGCCGGTGCGGTGGTGCTCACCGTGCTGCTCTTCCTCAGCCCTCTACTGGCCCACATCCCGTCCGCCGTGCTCGGCGCACTGGTTGTCTACGCCGCGGCACGCATGATCGACCTCGCCGGGTTCCGCCGACTGGCCTCATTCCGCCACCGTGAACTCGCCCTCGCCCTCGCGTGCCTGCTCGGCGTGCTGGCCCTGGGCGTCCTGTACGGCGTCCTGGTGGCAGTCGGCCTGTCGGTGGCCGAGCTGCTGTCCCGAGTGGCCCGCCCGCACGACGCCGTCCAGGGTCTGGTGCCCGGGGTGGCGGGCATGCATGACGTCGACGACTATGCCGAAGCCCGTACGATCCCCGGGCTGCTCGTCTACCGGTACGACTCGCCCCTGTTCTTCGCCAACGCAGAGGACTTCCGGCGCAGGGCCCTGGCCGCCGTCGCCAGTCAGTCCACTCCGGTCCGCTGGTTTCTTCTCAACATGGAAGCCAACGTCGAGGTCGACATCACCGCCCTGGACGCCCTCGACGAGCTGCGCCATGAGCTCACCCGCCGCGGCATCGTCTTCGCGCTCGCCCGCGTGAAGCAGGATCTCCTGGACGACCTCGAGGCGTACGGACTCGTGGACTCCGTCGGCACGGAGCTGATCTTCCCAACACTGCCGACCGCTGTCGCGGCCTATCACCGCTGGGGCGAGCGACCTGACTTGTAG